Proteins encoded in a region of the Uloborus diversus isolate 005 chromosome 1, Udiv.v.3.1, whole genome shotgun sequence genome:
- the LOC129233124 gene encoding acetylcholinesterase-like, producing the protein MMWNPNSPISEDCLTVSVWVPKPRPEGAAVLVWIFGGGFYSGTTTLEVYDPKILVSEEEVIVVSINYRVASLGFLYFDRPDVPGNAGMFDQLMALEWIRDNIASFGGNPNNITIFGESAGAVSVGLHLLSPLSRNFFNQAILQSGSATSPWGVLDRKEIMRRGLKLAKALKCPHDENDLDPVVECLLTKDAADLVNNEWDGYGVVEFPFVPVVDGAFLDETPIQSLLSKNFKKTNIMAGSNTDEGNYFIIYYLTDLFKNQEDIYVNREEFVQAVKRLNPQVGDLAHEAIIFEYTDWMNPEDTIKNRDAIDKLVGDYQFICSVNDFALRYAETGNDVYMYYFSQRSTVHPWPKWMGILHADEINFIFGEPLNPSFGYTKAEEQLSRRVMRYWANFAKTGNPSQRPDGEYEPVYWPVHTATSREYLTLSVNSTEIGLARRAKQCAFWQDYIPKLDKYSAEHNPHCTGISQASSFHHSISGVCFFVWMNALIVLLLRLT; encoded by the exons ATGATGTGGAACCCCAATAGCCCAATAAGTGAAGATTGCTTAACAGTTAGTGTTTGGGTGCCAAAACCTAGACCAGAAG GTGCGGCAGTCCTTGTGTGGATTTTTGGCGGAGGTTTTTACAGTGGAACGACAACTCTAGAAGTGTACGATCCGAAAATCTTAGTATCAGAGGAAGAAGTAATAGTTGTTTCAATAAATTACAGAGTAGCATCCCTAGGATTTTTATACTTCGATAGACCAGACGTACCAGGAAATGCTGGAATGTTTGACCAGTTAATGGCATTAGAATGGATAAGAGATAATATTGCATCTTTTGGAGGCAATCCAAACAACATCACAATTTTCGGAGAAAGCGCCGGTGCAGTAAGCGTGGGATTACATCTTTTGTCTCCTCTTAGCCGTAATTTTTTCAATCAGGCTATTCTTCAGAGCGGATCTGCAACGTCCCCTTGGGGAGTCCTTGACAGGAAAGAAATCATGAGGAGAGGATTGAAGCTCGCAAAAGCTTTGAAATGCCCTCATGACGAAAACGACTTGGATCCCGTGGTGGAATGCTTGTTGACCAAAGACGCGGCTGATCTGGTCAATAATGAGTGGGATGGCTATGGAGTTGTCGAGTTTCCGTTTGTCCCTGTTGTCGACGGAGCCTTCCTTGATGAAACTCCAATCCAGTCGTTGTTGTCGAAGAATTTCAAAAAGACCAATATCATGGCTGGAAGTAATACTGATGAGGGCAACTACTTTATAATCTATTACCTGACTGACTTGTTCAAGAATCAGGAAGACATTTACGTAAATAGGGAAGAATTTGTTCAAGCTGTAAAGCGACTAAATCCTCAAGTAGGGGATCTCGCTCATGAGGCAATTATTTTTGAGTACACGGACTGGATGAATCCGGAGGACACCATCAAAAACAGAGACGCAATTGATAAACTTGTAGGAGACTACCAGTTCATTTGCAGTGTGAACGATTTTGCTCTAAGGTATGCTGAGACTGGAAACGATGTGTACATGTATTATTTCTCTCAGCGTTCTACTGTGCATCCATGGCCGAAATGGATGGGAATACTGCATGCAGATgagataaatttcatttttggagAACCTCTGAATCCATCTTTTGGCTACACAAAAGCTGAAGAACAGTTGAGCAGACGAGTCATGAGATACTGGGCCAATTTCGCAAAAACAGG aaatcctaGTCAAAGACCAGACGGTGAATATGAGCCGGTGTACTGGCCGGTTCACACAGCCACAAGCCGTGAATACTTAACGCTGTCAGTGAACTCCACCGAAATCGGTCTGGCGAGGAGGGCCAAACAGTGTGCCTTTTGGCAGGACTACATACCAAAATTAGATAAATATTCAG